The genomic stretch ATCTCTTTCACGCTGTTAACGGACTTCTTTGACGCCAGTATCCCCGGACCATGGGCGTGAAGATACAGTACGTGAACATCGGAGAGCTCTTCTGGTTCGTATTTCTTTACCATTTCGTTGGCAGCCCGTGTGGCCGTGAGGCCATCAGGATAGCCCACAGGCAGGTCCAGTCCTTCCAGCAGCGGAAAGCGGCCACGGGTATAGGCAAAAACGCTCATGCCGATATCCGCGACACCGGAAACTACTGCCTCATAGGTCTGGGCCGCATTGGAGAGAGTCCCGCCATGAAACATCGTTATCTTGATTCGTCCGCCACTTCTTTCTTCTACCTCTTTTGCCCACGATTCAGCCGCATGGGCCTGCAGATGGGTAGCGGGAAAAAATACGGCATAATTCAGCTCATAGGTTTTTTCCGCTGCGGCTTCCTCTTTGGCTTTACTGCAGCCGGAAAACAGGATAAAAACAACAATCAGGATAACGATACATCTCTTCATTCTTTCTCTCCATTTTTTAGCACTTGACTTGTTCAAGAATATTCAGAATCCTGAAGTGTTTCAATGGGTGAAAATAAAAGCGGGCGGAGGTAAATCCCCGCCCGTCTTAACTCTTAATTCGTACAGTCGCCGTCAGGCCTCAACCTCCGGAGATGTCCCGCTCTTAAGATCCATTTCCCGGTAGACCCGGACAAGAAAGATTGTTACAAAACCAGTAAAAACCGCGAAAACAATCATCGACAGAACCACACCCAGAAACGGAATCAGACTGATAATAAAATTGAGCAGCCCCGTAAGAATGGCCAGTCCGATTATTACAAGAAAGGTAATAAACGTTGCACCAAAGTTTTTTCCCACCGTCTTGAAGCTCCTTCCAATGGCCTGAAAAGCCCCCAGGTTACTTACCACTACCGCTATCAAGGTAAACATAAGAAAGAAAGCCAGGATAATACCGGGCAACACAAGCAGTATCATACCCAGTCCAACAATAATCCCCATTAAAATGGATGCGATGATAACCGGAACAATACGAGAAACAATCCGTGTCCATCCGCTCTTCAGGCTTGCATTTTCTCCTTTGAAAGCCAGATCCGCCATTCCGACGGTCATACTGTGGGTAAGAAGCCCCACAAACGCGCTTATTATGCTAAAGAGGAACATGCCTCCTGCCGCAGCACCTGCTCCTGCCAGGGCCTGCTCAGGATTAGCAGCAATCTGATCGGCAGACATCCCCTGCATCATGGGAATCGCGGAGCCGACAAAAATCAATCCTACAAGGGCGGAAAAAATACTTGCCGCCAGCATTGGAATAAAAATGAGAGGGTTCCCCTTGGCCACCGCCAAACTTTCCTTGAAAATCTTACTTATACTCATATCCTGCCTCCTGAAATTTTTTATTTTCTACTACTATCATAGGGCCATTTATATGCAGAGACAAGTTATAATTTATTTTCTTCCAGCGGCTGCGGAGCAACAAATACTGCAACTGAATACTGATCTTGCCCCAAAGCCTTATATTACGGATAATACGCACATGCATGATTCCAACAGTTTCCGGGATAAAATGGCAAAGGGCTATGATATCCAGGCTTTAAAAACGTACAGCAAAGCATACCATGACACCATTGAATTGAGTAAAAAGTATCTTGACACAGACCAGACGGCCCTCGATCTCGGCTGTGGGACAGGAATAACCACACTGGAACTGGTATCATTTGTAAAAAAGATACTTCACCCAAAACCGGTTAACTGCTTTTTCGCCTGCAGGAACAGACCGATATGAACCAGCAGCAGATAACAGAAATACAGATTCGGGAAGCACAGGAACAGGACCTTGCCGGAGTACTGCGGCTTTACCAGCATCTTTTACCGGAAGAAGACTTCAGCGCGATTGAGCAGTTTCGAAATACCTGGAAAACACTACTGCAGGCAGGAGACATCCACAAAATCCTGGTAGCAGATACGGCAGACGATCTTGCAGCTACCTGTGTCCTATCAATTCTGCCGAATCTGACCCGCGGGCAGCGTCCCTACGCTCTTATAGAGAACGTTGTCACTGATCCGGTATACCGAAGAAAAGGCTATGGAAGGGCCCTTCTGCAAAACGCCATAGAGCGTGCCCACCGGCGTAACTGCTACAAGGTTATGCTTTTAAGCAGCACAGACCGCATACATGCCCATGAGTTCTATAAATCCCTGGGCTTTGATGCTGAAAGCAAAACAGGCTTTCAACTGCGTTTGCCCTAGCCAAAGCGCGTATACCCCGCAAGGTGTACAGCACTCCCGTTTATCATGATACTTACTTTAAGGATTCGACTACCTGCATCCGTTTGAATTTTGCTCCCAGCAGATTAACCGCCACGACCATACTGGTTGAGAAAAAGATCATTATAATCCCCAAAGCCGAAAGCCTGCCCCACAATCCGTCTTCGGAAAATCACAGGATCTGTACCGCCAGCACCTCGGCACCGGGGCGGGAAAGAACAACCGACAGGGAGAGCTCCCGAAAAAACATTGTTGCCATAAGTACCCAGCCCGATACAATTCCTGGAATTATAAGAGGAACAACGATCCTTTTCATCGTAGTCAGCAGGGAAGCGCCGCATACGGTGGATGACTCCTCAAGATGGCTGTGAATCTGTACAAAGGCACTCGTCATCGGACGGATTCCGTAGGGCAGATAGGTGGCAATGTATCCGAATAAAAGAGCCCAGATTGTCGCGTACAGAGGCGTACGGACAAAGAACCACATAAATCCAACACCAATTACAATTCCGGGGAACGAAAGAAGTATATAGAAGCACAAATACCGGTAAGACTATCAGCAAAACCGAGAGTACAATCAGAACGGCAAAGAGGGGTACCCTGGCTTTTTTAAGTTCGATAATCGTCGGCTTGAATCCCCGGCTCGAAATGGTTACGAACCTCTCACTCGAGGAGGTCAGGTAACGGTAAATATAGGTGGACATTACATAGATTCTTCCCGGCATACCAAGAACAGAAGGCACCGCGAAGGAAGCCAGCCCCCGGATAATGCAGAGAATAAAAGCTGCCATGATTGCCGGCCGCAGAACCGGAAGGGTAATCCTGAACAAGGTTTTAAGCGGTCCTCCCCGAAATACCCGGGACGGCTCCTCCAGGGAAACATCGAAGGAGGCGACAAACATCGGCTCGTT from Marispirochaeta sp. encodes the following:
- a CDS encoding GNAT family N-acetyltransferase, which codes for MNQQQITEIQIREAQEQDLAGVLRLYQHLLPEEDFSAIEQFRNTWKTLLQAGDIHKILVADTADDLAATCVLSILPNLTRGQRPYALIENVVTDPVYRRKGYGRALLQNAIERAHRRNCYKVMLLSSTDRIHAHEFYKSLGFDAESKTGFQLRLP
- a CDS encoding ABC transporter permease subunit, coding for MWFFVRTPLYATIWALLFGYIATYLPYGIRPMTSAFVQIHSHLEESSTVCGASLLTTMKRIVVPLIIPGIVSGWVLMATMFFRELSLSVVLSRPGAEVLAVQIL